A region from the Maridesulfovibrio zosterae DSM 11974 genome encodes:
- a CDS encoding SpoIIE family protein phosphatase — MRKKLFILLLAFSLIPLLVVSYISRQGILELGQTQSQMLRTGMIKILTAEMHQSAMDSAKLVMQQAVSLEFALKALGAEAEDVLNDPVNGIPKVFFAKDFNTNGEQPGDFGPSPQYYVVSEQGAKIPSSISLEEPVFYYPPKKSFLKKDPDLARLYLLKPELKSFFSEAGTALHRVYICLNSGLHMAYPGHGNYPENFEPRKRSWFTKAIKANTIVWDKFIDASTGQQVYTLSKPIKDRNGKILGVVAIDIQLVELLRKQDLKTQWSSDIQAFVVGPVAVDEETKLRIWAEAGHEQTNISWQTKLPNEIRYMQSDEQVKLEKMTEAITKGRSGVIRMPYNGINSVWAYAPFRGQSSYVLIVPEKVITEVPDMAAGQTLALSQNLYVAVGAAAFFTLITVSLVAFLGSRKVLSPLIQMTHAAEKISEGDLSVHVEVHTGDEREKLAEAFNSMIPKLQDHMRITKAMELAQEVHITLLPEAPPSIKGLDISGASISCDETGGDYFDYYNPPLHEGTGIILGDVTGHGVSAALLMTTGRAHLKHASGHKSSLASRIGEVNRLLCSDIGETGRFMTLFCMEISQDNKSATYVRAGHDPATIYNPATGQKRDLMGSPMLALGIFNESEYEEESVDLNEGEIIFIGTDGIWEARNHNDEMFGRDRLDELIFANADKDAAEIQQLIIAAVYKFQDGMEQEDDITLVIIKINSFNKG, encoded by the coding sequence ATGCGAAAAAAATTATTTATCCTTCTTCTTGCATTCAGCCTCATTCCTTTGCTGGTAGTTTCATACATCAGTAGACAGGGCATCCTTGAACTTGGTCAAACCCAATCTCAAATGTTGCGGACAGGAATGATCAAGATTCTGACGGCTGAGATGCACCAGTCAGCAATGGATTCAGCCAAACTGGTAATGCAGCAGGCTGTTTCACTGGAATTTGCGCTCAAAGCCCTCGGCGCAGAAGCTGAAGATGTGCTTAATGATCCTGTAAATGGAATACCTAAAGTCTTCTTTGCTAAGGATTTTAATACAAATGGAGAGCAGCCTGGTGATTTCGGACCATCACCACAATATTACGTTGTAAGCGAGCAAGGGGCCAAAATTCCATCTTCAATAAGTCTTGAAGAACCTGTTTTCTATTATCCCCCAAAAAAATCTTTTTTAAAAAAAGATCCCGATCTTGCACGACTTTACCTTTTGAAGCCGGAACTTAAATCTTTTTTCTCCGAAGCCGGCACAGCTTTGCACAGAGTATATATCTGCCTTAATTCAGGTTTACATATGGCCTATCCCGGACATGGAAACTATCCGGAAAACTTTGAACCACGAAAGAGATCATGGTTCACCAAAGCGATTAAAGCCAATACAATTGTGTGGGATAAATTCATTGATGCCAGCACTGGACAGCAGGTATATACTCTTTCCAAACCCATTAAAGACCGTAACGGAAAAATTCTTGGAGTCGTTGCAATTGATATTCAACTTGTAGAATTACTTCGAAAGCAGGACTTAAAAACCCAGTGGTCCAGTGACATTCAGGCCTTTGTAGTCGGCCCAGTTGCTGTTGACGAAGAAACTAAACTACGTATCTGGGCAGAAGCCGGACATGAACAGACAAATATTTCATGGCAGACAAAACTCCCTAACGAAATCCGCTATATGCAGTCAGATGAACAAGTCAAACTGGAAAAAATGACTGAAGCCATCACTAAAGGCAGATCAGGCGTTATCCGCATGCCATACAATGGCATTAATTCTGTATGGGCCTATGCTCCATTCAGAGGGCAAAGCAGCTACGTTTTAATTGTACCTGAAAAGGTTATTACTGAAGTTCCGGATATGGCTGCCGGCCAAACTCTTGCCCTGAGTCAGAATCTATACGTGGCTGTTGGAGCTGCTGCTTTTTTCACGCTTATTACCGTATCTCTTGTCGCTTTTCTTGGAAGCAGGAAGGTTCTCAGTCCTTTGATCCAGATGACTCATGCTGCAGAAAAAATATCTGAGGGTGATCTTTCAGTTCATGTTGAAGTGCATACAGGAGATGAGCGGGAGAAGTTGGCAGAAGCCTTTAATTCTATGATTCCTAAACTTCAAGACCACATGCGCATAACCAAAGCAATGGAGCTTGCACAGGAAGTACATATTACTCTGCTACCAGAAGCTCCCCCCAGTATCAAAGGTCTGGATATATCCGGGGCCAGTATTTCATGTGACGAAACAGGCGGTGACTATTTTGATTACTACAACCCACCGCTGCACGAGGGAACAGGTATTATTCTTGGAGATGTGACCGGGCACGGTGTTTCTGCAGCGCTGCTTATGACTACCGGACGTGCGCACCTCAAGCATGCCTCAGGGCATAAGTCTTCGCTGGCAAGCAGAATAGGAGAAGTAAACCGCCTGCTCTGTTCCGATATAGGTGAAACAGGACGATTTATGACCCTGTTCTGCATGGAGATATCTCAAGACAATAAATCTGCCACATATGTCCGGGCAGGTCATGATCCCGCAACAATTTACAATCCGGCAACGGGACAAAAACGTGATCTGATGGGCAGCCCCATGCTGGCGCTTGGTATTTTTAATGAAAGCGAATACGAAGAGGAATCAGTTGATCTTAATGAAGGTGAAATCATTTTCATTGGTACTGACGGTATCTGGGAAGCACGTAATCACAATGATGAAATGTTCGGCCGGGACCGCCTTGATGAACTTATTTTTGCCAACGCTGATAAGGATGCAGCAGAAATACAGCAATTGATTATAGCCGCTGTATATAAATTTCAAGACGGCATGGAACAGGAAGATGATATCACCTTGGTTATAATTAAGATCAACAGCTTCAATAAAGGGTAA
- a CDS encoding cysteine-rich small domain-containing protein produces MKNSHRYFRNSECRYFPCHNVSDDLTFNCLFCFCPLYLLEECGGRYEMNNGIKDCTKCKLPHRPEAYDYIIKKLKEQNSTNNPKR; encoded by the coding sequence ATGAAAAACAGTCACCGTTACTTTAGAAACAGTGAATGCCGCTATTTCCCATGTCATAATGTAAGTGACGATTTGACCTTCAACTGTCTGTTCTGCTTTTGTCCGCTTTACCTGCTTGAAGAATGCGGGGGACGATATGAAATGAACAATGGAATAAAAGACTGCACTAAATGCAAATTGCCGCACCGTCCGGAAGCATATGACTACATTATTAAAAAGCTCAAAGAACAGAACTCCACAAACAACCCCAAAAGGTGA
- the amrA gene encoding AmmeMemoRadiSam system protein A: MSENFSFALSQEEKKYLKELVKLSILDKLKNDKNPIEIPEPPTINLTENFGAFVTLNIHGNLRGCIGNVQGTGPLYKTIWNMARAAAFEDPRFPVLTLAEFEKIEVEISILSPISICTDVEQIEIGRHGLIMQRGRQSGLLLPQVAISWKWDKAQFLAQTCQKAGMEPTAWQDPATNILWFEAEVF; encoded by the coding sequence ATGTCGGAAAATTTCAGTTTCGCACTTTCTCAAGAGGAAAAAAAATATCTTAAGGAGCTGGTAAAATTAAGTATTCTAGATAAACTAAAAAACGATAAAAACCCCATTGAAATACCAGAACCGCCAACAATTAATCTTACCGAAAATTTCGGTGCATTTGTTACTCTGAATATTCATGGGAATTTGCGGGGATGTATTGGTAATGTTCAGGGAACAGGTCCGCTATACAAAACTATCTGGAATATGGCCCGCGCCGCAGCTTTTGAAGACCCGCGTTTTCCAGTTTTAACTCTTGCCGAGTTTGAAAAAATTGAAGTTGAAATTTCGATCCTAAGCCCCATAAGTATCTGCACAGATGTTGAACAAATTGAAATCGGACGCCACGGACTTATTATGCAGAGGGGAAGACAATCTGGACTGCTGCTTCCACAAGTCGCAATAAGCTGGAAATGGGATAAGGCACAGTTTCTGGCCCAGACATGCCAGAAAGCAGGTATGGAACCAACAGCATGGCAGGACCCTGCAACTAATATTCTATGGTTCGAAGCTGAAGTTTTTTAA
- a CDS encoding phosphotransferase enzyme family protein, translated as MQDALEPWGLETLKRHNDKTIPGSPARAISRSVIEDTENRLWLMERIAGTQVKSRTAISENLQQLNNSGMKWLLPYQKTTSGEYIAEIMGFPWQLSAFYEYDELPRPDYIYDDKRGKAMASFIASLRVYAKNKNFSDSSCSFTLIEYSKELSSTISQRHPEVFKRLEPICERLFPAMEQFPKLPKAFCHGDFHPLNILWKGQGFGAIIDWEFSGIRPEIYDVANMIGCVAFENPEALSTGVIPAFIDGLYKQTNIADESYEALPQFIPALRFAWLSEWLRKKDYEMLEMELDFMELLLSIMG; from the coding sequence ATGCAAGATGCACTCGAACCATGGGGTCTTGAGACCCTTAAGCGCCATAATGACAAAACAATTCCTGGCAGCCCTGCGCGAGCCATCTCCCGTTCTGTCATTGAAGATACGGAAAACAGACTCTGGCTTATGGAGCGTATTGCCGGGACACAAGTAAAGTCGAGAACAGCTATCAGCGAGAATCTACAACAACTGAATAACTCAGGCATGAAATGGCTGCTGCCTTACCAAAAGACAACTAGTGGTGAATACATTGCTGAAATTATGGGCTTCCCGTGGCAACTGTCAGCTTTTTATGAATATGATGAACTGCCTAGACCTGATTATATTTATGATGATAAGCGTGGTAAAGCCATGGCAAGCTTCATTGCATCCTTGCGAGTCTACGCAAAAAACAAAAATTTTTCTGATTCATCCTGTTCATTTACTCTTATTGAATATTCAAAAGAGCTGTCTTCCACCATTTCACAACGTCATCCTGAAGTATTTAAAAGACTTGAACCAATATGCGAACGACTCTTCCCTGCAATGGAACAATTCCCGAAACTTCCAAAAGCATTTTGTCACGGTGATTTTCATCCGTTGAATATTTTATGGAAAGGGCAAGGTTTTGGAGCAATTATTGACTGGGAATTTTCAGGTATCCGCCCGGAAATTTATGATGTTGCAAATATGATCGGCTGTGTGGCTTTTGAAAATCCAGAAGCACTCAGTACAGGAGTAATCCCGGCCTTTATAGATGGTCTTTACAAACAGACAAACATTGCAGATGAAAGCTACGAAGCACTTCCACAATTCATTCCTGCCCTGCGCTTTGCTTGGCTCTCAGAATGGCTGCGAAAAAAAGATTATGAAATGCTGGAAATGGAACTTGATTTCATGGAGTTGCTGCTATCAATTATGGGGTAA
- the purN gene encoding phosphoribosylglycinamide formyltransferase, with translation MSLPIAVLISGSGSNLQALINKMEDEILDVDIKMVLSNRADAYGLKRAQAYGIPTAVLSHKDFSSREDFDTEMVRILKEAEVEAVVMAGFMRIITPVFLNAFPGKIINIHPALLPCFTGVDGQGEAAEYGVQIAGCTVHFVDEKMDHGAVIIQAAVPAYPGEDPDDLRARILEQEHRILPQATQWLAQKRLTMNGRFVELEESDIEPAALDNKSLVNPPLEGRF, from the coding sequence ATGAGTTTACCTATTGCAGTTCTTATTTCCGGAAGCGGTTCTAATCTGCAAGCTCTGATTAATAAAATGGAAGATGAAATTCTTGATGTTGATATCAAAATGGTTCTTTCCAACAGGGCTGATGCTTACGGATTGAAGAGGGCGCAGGCTTACGGGATCCCGACTGCAGTTTTAAGTCATAAAGATTTTTCTTCCCGTGAAGATTTTGATACTGAAATGGTACGGATTCTTAAAGAGGCTGAAGTTGAAGCTGTTGTTATGGCTGGATTTATGCGCATCATCACTCCTGTATTTCTGAATGCATTTCCAGGTAAGATAATTAACATTCATCCAGCGCTCTTACCTTGCTTTACCGGTGTAGACGGTCAAGGCGAGGCTGCAGAGTACGGAGTACAGATTGCCGGATGTACAGTACATTTCGTAGATGAAAAAATGGATCACGGGGCAGTGATCATACAGGCCGCAGTGCCTGCCTATCCAGGTGAAGATCCTGATGATTTAAGAGCTCGCATTTTAGAACAGGAACATCGTATTCTGCCGCAGGCCACTCAGTGGCTGGCTCAGAAACGGCTGACTATGAATGGACGTTTCGTTGAGCTTGAAGAAAGTGATATTGAACCTGCTGCCCTAGATAATAAGAGTCTGGTAAACCCTCCACTTGAGGGACGTTTTTAG
- the cobA gene encoding uroporphyrinogen-III C-methyltransferase, with protein sequence MGLVYLIGAGPGDPGLLTVKAKEVLETADVLIYDYLANIEFLSYCKADCEILYVGKKGGDHTLPQDKINELIVEKAKEGKVIARLKGGDPYVFGRGGEEAEELVEAGIAFEVIPGITAGVAAPAYAGIPVTHRDFTTSVCFITGHEDPTKEKTGHNWEVYAKSTSTLVFYMGVKNLPMIAENLIKNGRDPETPVALVRWGTRCNQQSFVSTLENVAEEAAERKFKAPSIIVVGGVCSLHDKLAWFEKRPLLNKGIVVTRAREQASGLVSTLSKLGACVFEFPTINIEPVADYSPVQEEIKALSKWDWLIFTSVNGVKYFFQQLDESGLDARAFAGLEIAAIGPATAEALIAKGIKPDFVPEKYIAEGVVAGLLEKGVKGKKVLIPRAKVAREVLPEELRKAGAEVKILPVYETGLSENDPGPVAEALKAGKINYLTFTSSSTVENFFNLIEPETFHRYKDIVKIACIGPITSRTLEGFGFEPDIQPDDYTIPALVDVLVKEAAE encoded by the coding sequence ATGGGTTTGGTTTATCTCATCGGCGCAGGGCCCGGAGATCCCGGTCTGCTTACTGTTAAGGCTAAGGAAGTTTTAGAAACAGCAGATGTTTTGATTTACGATTATCTCGCTAATATTGAATTTCTTTCGTACTGCAAAGCTGATTGCGAAATCCTTTACGTAGGTAAAAAGGGTGGTGACCATACTCTGCCGCAGGATAAAATCAACGAACTCATCGTTGAGAAGGCCAAAGAAGGTAAGGTTATTGCTCGTCTTAAAGGCGGTGATCCTTATGTTTTCGGTCGCGGCGGCGAAGAAGCTGAAGAGCTGGTTGAAGCTGGGATTGCTTTTGAAGTTATTCCCGGTATTACCGCCGGTGTTGCTGCTCCTGCCTACGCAGGTATTCCGGTAACACACAGGGATTTTACAACTTCCGTATGTTTCATCACAGGACACGAAGATCCTACAAAAGAAAAAACCGGCCACAACTGGGAAGTTTATGCTAAGTCTACCAGTACTCTGGTATTCTATATGGGTGTAAAAAATCTGCCGATGATTGCTGAGAATCTGATCAAAAACGGTCGTGACCCAGAAACTCCTGTAGCTCTTGTCCGCTGGGGAACTCGCTGTAACCAGCAGAGCTTTGTCTCCACCCTTGAAAATGTTGCTGAGGAAGCCGCTGAGCGTAAGTTTAAGGCTCCTTCAATTATTGTTGTGGGTGGAGTTTGCTCCCTGCATGACAAGCTTGCATGGTTTGAAAAACGTCCTTTGTTGAATAAAGGTATTGTCGTAACACGTGCACGTGAACAGGCCAGTGGTCTTGTTTCTACACTCAGCAAGCTGGGTGCTTGTGTCTTTGAATTTCCTACTATCAATATTGAGCCTGTTGCTGACTATTCACCTGTGCAGGAAGAAATCAAAGCTCTATCCAAGTGGGATTGGCTGATTTTTACTTCTGTTAATGGTGTGAAATACTTTTTCCAGCAGCTTGATGAATCCGGTCTTGATGCCCGTGCATTTGCCGGTCTTGAAATTGCCGCAATAGGTCCAGCAACCGCTGAGGCCCTGATTGCTAAAGGTATTAAACCTGATTTTGTCCCTGAAAAGTACATTGCTGAAGGTGTTGTTGCCGGACTGCTTGAAAAGGGCGTTAAGGGTAAAAAAGTGCTTATTCCGAGAGCCAAAGTTGCCCGTGAGGTTTTGCCCGAAGAACTGCGGAAGGCCGGAGCTGAAGTTAAAATCCTACCTGTTTACGAGACTGGACTTTCAGAAAATGACCCCGGACCTGTTGCCGAGGCCCTCAAGGCTGGAAAGATAAATTATTTGACTTTCACCAGTTCCAGTACTGTGGAAAATTTCTTCAACCTCATTGAACCGGAGACTTTCCACAGGTATAAAGATATCGTAAAGATAGCTTGTATCGGTCCTATTACATCCAGAACACTTGAAGGTTTTGGCTTTGAACCCGATATTCAGCCAGATGACTACACTATTCCTGCACTGGTTGATGTTCTGGTTAAGGAAGCAGCTGAGTAA